One Oryza glaberrima chromosome 10, OglaRS2, whole genome shotgun sequence DNA segment encodes these proteins:
- the LOC127785589 gene encoding uncharacterized protein LOC127785589, producing MEPEGGVRLPTLDRVRRGVRSSCDTESWECFQCGSINLPVEKLLFDLPAFHCRGCEAPFLGEMNFCYDLVKANKRSLIGGLDNIKNQYDKPECIAYSIASCLEIADRIKTVLQGKNPDSVKEIDPTAIVDMFDGKCLANCSDGTSGIGKLVTMALAVQTDGIQSADHSRLYTAVAVETIDKYDFEGICAALADGIPLVGAFYCGSRLEKLEYCQIYRVPKLSKFLDRNLIPTGHAAVIIGAGMRCGIQYLYFLNSWGNFFCPRYDKDGNLVKAGVGKLRFYDLLCNPIMFITDSAKRVGLNRQLLPMGTGKLSDHNKSMLMGRKQTDVIPEDLFIGVTSEFVGHQPQISSKRKMANATLDGDGQTQKRNKCRTFGRSSVDLNEANNKRNAKEDEM from the exons ATGGAGCCCGAAGGCGGCGTCAGGCTGCCAACCCTAGATCGCGTCAGGCGCGGCGTCAGAAGTAGCTGTGATACCGAGAGCTGGGAATGCTTTCAATGCGGTTCGATAAACCTCCCTGTTGAGAAACTACTGTTTGATCTACCAGCATTCCATTGTCGTGGATGCGAAGCTCCGTTTCTTGGTGAAATGAACTTCTGCTATGACCTCGTCAAGGCAAACAAGCGTTCTCTGATTGGTGGGCTCGACAATATCAAGAATCAATACGATAAAC CTGAATGTATCGCCTATTCTATAGCCTCTTGCCTTGAGATAGCAGACAGGATTAAGACGGTTCTTCAGGGAAAAAATCCCGACTCCGTAAAAGAGATAGACCCAACTGCCATTGTTGACATGTTTGATGGTAAGTGCTTGGCCAACTGTTCTGATGGCACATCGGGAATCGGAAAACTTGTTACAATGGCGCTTGCTGTCCAAACTGATGGCATACAATCTGCC GATCATTCAAGGCTTTACACTGCTGTAGCAGTGGAAACAATTGATAAGTATGACTTTGAAGGGATATGTGCCGCACTTGCTGACGGCATTCCGCTTGTTGGTGCGTTTTACTGCGGCAGCAGATTGGAAAAGCTTGAGTATTGCCAAATTTACAGAGTGCCCAAACTATCCAAATTCCTGGATAGAAATCTGATTCCTACTGGCCATGCTGCTGTTATCATTGGGGCTGGAATGCGCTGCGGGATACAATATTTGTATTTTCTAAATTCGTGGGGTAATTTCTTTTGCCCACGCTATGACAAAGATGGTAATCTTGTGAAAGCTGGAGTTGGAAAGTTGAGGTTTTATGATTTGCTCTGCAATCCGATTATGTTCATAACAGATTCTGCCAAGCGTG TTGGGTTGAATAGGCAGCTACTGCCTATGGGCACTGGGAAGCTGTCAGATCACAACAAGAGCATGCTGATGGGCCGAAAACAAACTGATG TTATACCTGAAGACCTATTTATTGGCGTAACCTCCGAGTTTGTTGGGCATCAACcacaaatttcttcaaaaagaaaaatggctAATGCCACTTTGGATGGTGATGGTCAAACTCAAAAG AGAAACAAGTGCAGAACTTTCGGCCGAAGTTCTGTCGATCTCAATGAAGCCAACAACAAACGGAATGCAAAG GAAGATGAGATGTGA
- the LOC127785590 gene encoding uncharacterized protein LOC127785590 isoform X1, with amino-acid sequence MDDGDDPSKEEIQVSPAKDQGCSDQEKLKRKNDEEEVDIGGSASSTGTSKKKKRRGCCVDIPSSESDEEDWAPTPTREDNQPNRNMMVDEHQRYPDSGEDIEDMMVDEPQRYPDSEDTEGRITLDIEDWRPEVLTVCPSSPDTDSP; translated from the exons ATGGACGATGGAG ACGATCCTTCCAAGGAGGAGATCCAAGTGTCTCCAGCAAAAGACCAAG gatgttCAGATCAAGAAAAACTCAAGCGCAAaaacgatgaggaggaggtagATATTGGTGGTTCAGCATCGAGCACGG gcacatcaaagaagaagaagagaaggggatGTTGTGTTGATATTCCTTCATCTGAATCTGATGAAG AAGACTGGGCACCAACTCCCACAAGGGAGGACAACCAACCAAATAGGAATATGATGGTGGACGAGCATCAGAGATATCCAGATTCAggagaagatattgaagataTGATGGTGGACGAGCCTCAGAGATATCCAGATTCAGAAGATACTGAAG GAAGAATCACACTTGACATAGAAGACTGGAGACCGGAGGTTCTGACAGTATGCCCAAGCTCTCCTGATACTGATTCCCCGTAA
- the LOC127785590 gene encoding uncharacterized protein LOC127785590 isoform X2, with translation MDDGDDPSKEEIQVSPAKDQDQEKLKRKNDEEEVDIGGSASSTGTSKKKKRRGCCVDIPSSESDEEDWAPTPTREDNQPNRNMMVDEHQRYPDSGEDIEDMMVDEPQRYPDSEDTEGRITLDIEDWRPEVLTVCPSSPDTDSP, from the exons ATGGACGATGGAG ACGATCCTTCCAAGGAGGAGATCCAAGTGTCTCCAGCAAAAGACCAAG ATCAAGAAAAACTCAAGCGCAAaaacgatgaggaggaggtagATATTGGTGGTTCAGCATCGAGCACGG gcacatcaaagaagaagaagagaaggggatGTTGTGTTGATATTCCTTCATCTGAATCTGATGAAG AAGACTGGGCACCAACTCCCACAAGGGAGGACAACCAACCAAATAGGAATATGATGGTGGACGAGCATCAGAGATATCCAGATTCAggagaagatattgaagataTGATGGTGGACGAGCCTCAGAGATATCCAGATTCAGAAGATACTGAAG GAAGAATCACACTTGACATAGAAGACTGGAGACCGGAGGTTCTGACAGTATGCCCAAGCTCTCCTGATACTGATTCCCCGTAA